A segment of the Sphingomonas cannabina genome:
GCTCGACCAGCGCGCGGGTGAAGCGGTCGAGCCGGGCGCGCTCCTCCGCGATCTCGCGCGTGATCAGGCGCCGCGCCTCGGTGAGGGTGCGGCCGGCGAGCGCGGCGCTCAGGTAGTTGGAGGCCGATTCGAGCGCGGAGGACGTCATGCCCGGCGGCAGGTCGACGACGCGGTTCTCGACCGATCCGTCCTCGCCGACCAGCACCGCGAGCACTCGGCCCTGGCCGAGCGGCGCGAAGCCGAACTGGCGCAGCACCGGCTCGCGCTTCGGCACCAGCACCAGGCCGGCGCAGGAGGACAGGCCGGAAAGCGCGGCGGTGGTGGCGGCGATCGCTTCCTCGATCGGGCCGGTGTTCGACGCGCGCGATTCGATCGCGGCGCGCTCCTCGGGCGTGGGCGCGACGGCGTGCATCATGCCGTCGACGAACAGGCGAAGGCCCGATTCGGTCGGCATCCGCCCGGCGGAGGTATGCGGCGCGGCGAGCAGCCCCGCTTCCTCCAGGTCCTGCATGACATTGCGGATCGAGGCAGGCGAGAGGTTGAGCCCCGGCAGCAGCGAGATCGTCTTCGATCCGACCGGCGCGCCCGTCTCCAGATAGGCTTCGACCACCAGCCGGAACACGTCCCGCGCGCGATCGGTGAGGTCGGTGATCGAGGGGGTCATGGGATTGAATCTAGGATAGCTCGACGCAGGTCTCAACGTGGGCCGACCAGGTCGGCGATCGGCAGGATCGCTTCCGCCCGGCCGAGGGCGGCTCCGATGCGCGCGTTCGCCGCACCTCGGCAACCGGTGTAGAATCCGAGCCGGTCACGCTCGCCCCATTGAACGTTGACGCTCGGGAGATCGGTAGGCGCGTTGCGGCAACCGGACGTTCGGGCGAGGATCAAGCGCATGCCCTTGGGTCGGTACGGCGCCAGCACCGCGGCGAAGTTGCGATATTGTTCCGGCGTGAAGGCGAAACGATGCTCGCCCCTGACCCGGGTGAAATAGCGGCCGCGAAACACGCCGGATCGATCGGTGACCGTGACCTCGAAGACCGGACAGGTGCCTTCGCATCCGCTGCGCGAATAGGTAATCGGTACAGGCGGGCCGATGTCGTCCCGCGCCCCCGCCGAGATACAGGCGGCAAGCGGCAGCAGAAGCAACTTTCGGATCATCCGCCGACACTGGCGCGTTGCGCTCCCGCCGTCTAGGGCCGCAGCAACTGATACGGAGACCTCCATGCGACCTTCCGGCCGCGCGCCCGACGAGATGCGCGCCATCACCATCGAGCCGAACTTCACCCGCCACGCCGAGGGATCGGTGCTGATCGGCTTCGGCGACACCAGGGTGCTGGTCACCGCCAGCGTCGAGGAGCGCGTGCCGCCGTTCCTGCGCGGCAAGGGCGAGGGCTGGGTGACGGCGGAATATGGCATGCTGCCGCGCGCCACCCATACCCGTGGCCAGCGCGAGGCGGCCAAGGGCAAGCAGTCGGGCCGCACGCAGGAGATCCAGCGGCTGATCGGCCGCAGCCTGCGCGCCGTCACCGACCTCAAGCTGCTCGGCGAGCGGCAGATCACGCTCGACTGCGACGTGATCCAGGCCGATGGCGGCACGCGCACCGCCTCGATCTCGGGCGCGTGGGTGGCGCTGAGGCTCGCGGTCGACAAGCTGCTGGCGAACGGGTTGATCGCGGTCGATCCGATCCAGCACAAGGTCGCCGCGGTGAGCTGCGGCATCTATCAGGGCGTGCCGGTGCTCGACCTTGACTATCCCGAGGATTCGACCGCCGAGGCCGACGCCAATTTCGTGCTGCTCGAC
Coding sequences within it:
- the hrcA gene encoding heat-inducible transcriptional repressor HrcA is translated as MTPSITDLTDRARDVFRLVVEAYLETGAPVGSKTISLLPGLNLSPASIRNVMQDLEEAGLLAAPHTSAGRMPTESGLRLFVDGMMHAVAPTPEERAAIESRASNTGPIEEAIAATTAALSGLSSCAGLVLVPKREPVLRQFGFAPLGQGRVLAVLVGEDGSVENRVVDLPPGMTSSALESASNYLSAALAGRTLTEARRLITREIAEERARLDRFTRALVERGLAVWSEDPGHRPVLIVRGQANLIDPAAAADLDRVRGLLDELEGKEEIARLLDSAREADAARIFIGSENKLFALSGSSVIAQPVRALDGQVVGVVGVIGPTRLNYARVVPMVDFTAATLARLLG
- a CDS encoding DUF6438 domain-containing protein; the protein is MEVSVSVAAALDGGSATRQCRRMIRKLLLLPLAACISAGARDDIGPPVPITYSRSGCEGTCPVFEVTVTDRSGVFRGRYFTRVRGEHRFAFTPEQYRNFAAVLAPYRPKGMRLILARTSGCRNAPTDLPSVNVQWGERDRLGFYTGCRGAANARIGAALGRAEAILPIADLVGPR
- the rph gene encoding ribonuclease PH, coding for MRPSGRAPDEMRAITIEPNFTRHAEGSVLIGFGDTRVLVTASVEERVPPFLRGKGEGWVTAEYGMLPRATHTRGQREAAKGKQSGRTQEIQRLIGRSLRAVTDLKLLGERQITLDCDVIQADGGTRTASISGAWVALRLAVDKLLANGLIAVDPIQHKVAAVSCGIYQGVPVLDLDYPEDSTAEADANFVLLDDGKIAEAQATAEGACYDEEGLLRLLRLARIGCTQIFAAQDKATGR